A part of Vigna radiata var. radiata cultivar VC1973A chromosome 11, Vradiata_ver6, whole genome shotgun sequence genomic DNA contains:
- the LOC106776474 gene encoding probable LRR receptor-like serine/threonine-protein kinase At3g47570 isoform X1 translates to MKHVFLLLLVQLFSVFTLSSLYFIPTVTAFASGNETDHLGLLEFKKSISGDPYGILLSWNTSTHFCDWSGITCNLKLQRVTQLVLSRYKLEGSISPHIGNLSYMINFNLSVNNINGKIPQELGRLSRLQQLSLGNNLLGGEIPTNLTGCNDLRFLYLQRNNLTGRIPIEIGSLQKLEWLAISTNKLTGEIPSFIGNLTSLTDIDVGGNNFEGHIPQEICHLKNLTFASFGQNKFTGTFPSCLYNMSSLTMISATGNQLSGSLPPNMFHTLPYLQEFYIGENQITGRIPPSITNASAFFLALEASRNSLTGQIPSMGKFQYLDIISLSWNHLGDNSTTDFDFLESLANSSKLKLLSISYNNFGGHLPNSLGNLSPQLDRLYLGGNQISGKIPATIGNLTNLTFLAMENNNLGGNIPTTFVKFQKMQKLNLGSNKLSGELGAHIGNLTQLFDLKLGDNLFEGNIPPSIGNCQKLQYLDISRNNLTGTIPLDLFKLSSLTILLNLSLNSLSGSIPEEVGSLTNLGWLDMSENHMSGEIPPTMGECIMLEYLYLQGNSLQGTIPSSLASLKGLQHLDLSRNQLSGSIPNDLQNISSLKYFNASFNTLEGEVPTKGVFGNVSAILVMGNNKLCGGTSELHLPPCPVKGKKLAKHHKFRLIAVIVSVIVFLLILSITLTIYWTRKRSNKTSLDSHSSETDHQLATVSFQSLHNATDGFSATNLIGSGNFSSVYKGTLEELEEKVVAIKVLDLQRKGAHKSFVSECNALRNIKHRNLIQVLTCCSSIDYNGQEFKALIFPYMTNGSLEQWLHPKTPSAEQKRKLSLDQRLNIMVDVASALHYLHHECEQPIIHCDLKPSNVLLDNEMVPRVSDFGIAKLLSTINDTTSKQTSTIGIKGTIGYIPPEYGVSSEVSTYGDIYSFGILVLEMLTGKSPTDEMFEDGQNLHNFVTVSFPDNLLQILDPLLVPTEEAAPLKGNDWNLDPNVEMCLVSLFRIGISCSMKSPKDRMNISDVTRELNRISEYFLVGE, encoded by the exons ATGAAGCATGTTTTTCTTCTGTTACTTGTTCAACTGTTTTCTGTCTTTACATTAAGCTCACTGTATTTTATCCCAACTGTGACTGCCTTTGCATCAGGAAATGAGACTGATCATTTGGGTCTGCTGGAATTCAAGAAATCCATATCAGGAGACCCATATGGAATCTTACTTTCTTGGAATACTTCTACTCACTTTTGTGACTGGTCTGGAATAACATGCAATCTCAAGCTTCAAAGAGTTACACAGTTAGTTTTGTCAAGGTACAAGTTGGAGGGATCCATATCTCCCCACATAGGAAATCTCTCTTATATGATCAATTTCAATCTATCAGTCAACAACATCAATGGGAAAATACCACAGGAACTGGGAAGGTTGTCACGTCTGCAACAACTATCTCTCGGAAACAACTTATTGGGAGGAGAAATTCCTACAAACTTGACTGGATGTAATGATCTCAGATTCTTATACTTACAGAGAAATAATCTTACTGGCAGAATACCTATCGAGATTGGCTCACTTCAAAAGCTTGAATGGTTGGCTATTTCTACTAACAAGTTAACAGGAGAAATCCCTTCTTTCATAGGTAATCTTACATCCCTCACAGATATCGATGTTGGTGGTAACAACTTTGAAGGACATATACCACAGGAAATATGCCATCTCAAAAACTTGACATTTGCATCATTTGGTCAAAACAAATTCACTGGAACATTTCCTTCTTGTCTTTATAATATGTCATCTCTTACCATGATCTCAGCTACAGGAAATCAGTTAAGTGGCTCTCTTCCACCTAACATGTTTCACACCCTCCCATATCTTCAAGAATTTTACATTGGTGAAAATCAAATCACTGGTCGAATCCCACCTTCCATCACCAATGCATCCGCATTCTTTTTAGCACTTGAGGCCAGTCGAAACAGTCTCACTGGACAAATTCCAAGCATGGGGAAGTTCCAATATCTTGATATCATATCTCTGTCTTGGAACCATCTAGGAGACAATTCAACTACTGATTTCGATTTTCTAGAATCATTGGCTAACAGTAGTAAGTTGAAACTTCTGTCCATATCCTACAATAATTTTGGAGGTCATTTGCCAAACTCTTTGGGAAATTTATCCCCCCAGCTTGATAGATTATATCTTGGAGGTAATCAGATATCAGGGAAAATCCCTGCAACAATAGGAAATTTGACTAACTTAACTTTTTTGGCTATGGAAAACAACAATCTCGGTGGGAATATCCCAACAACTTTTGTGAAGTTTCAAAAAATGCAGAAGTTAAATTTAGGTTCAAACAAACTGTCAGGAGAGTTAGGAGCCCACATAGGCAACCTTACTcaattgtttgatttgaaattaggAGATAATTTGTTTGAAGGGAACATTCCTCCAAGTATAGGAAACTGTCAGAAGTTACAGTACTTAGACATTTCACGTAACAACCTTACAGGAACCATACCCTTGGACCTTTTTAAGCTTTCATCTCTAACCATCTTGTTGAATTTGTCACTAAACTCATTAAGTGGCAGTATACCTGAAGAAGTAGGTAGCCTAACAAATCTTGGTTGGCTAGATATGTCTGAGAATCACATGTCCGGAGAAATTCCTCCAACAATGGGAGAATGCATAATGTTGGAATACCTATATTTGCAAGGGAATTCTTTACAAGGAACCATACCATCTTCTTTGGCATCACTCAAAGGGCTTCAACATTTAGACCTGTCACGAAATCAATTGTCTGGATCTATTCCTAATGATCTACAAAATATTTCTtccttaaaatatttcaatgcATCCTTCAACACATTAGAGGGTGAAGTACCAACCAAAGGTGTCTTTGGAAATGTAAGTGCCATACTGGTTATGGGAAATAATAAACTTTGTGGGGGAACTTCAGAACTGCATCTACCACCATGTCCTGTCAAAGGTAAGAAACTTGCAAAACACCACAAGTTCAGGTTGATAGCAGTGATAGTTAGTGTGAttgtttttcttctcatattgTCAATTACTCTAACTATTTACTGGACAAGGAAAAGGAGTAATAAAACATCTTTGGATTCACATTCATCAGAAACTGATCATCAGTTGGCTACAGTTTCGTTCCAAAGCCTGCACAATGCAACTGATGGATTCTCAGCTACAAACTTGATAGGGTCTGGAAATTTTAGCTCTGTTTACAAAGGAACTCTTGAGGAGttagaagaaaaagttgttgccATAAAGGTCCTAGACCTTCAGAGAAAGGGAGCTCACAAGAGTTTTGTTTCAGAATGCAACGCACTCAGAAATATCAAACATCGAAATCTGATTCAGGTTTTGACATGTTGTTCCAGCATAGATTACAATGGTCAAGAATTCAAAGCTCTAATTTTTCCTTACATGACAAATGGAAGCTTAGAGCAATGGCTGCATCCCAAGACACCAAGTGCAGagcaaaagagaaaattgagCCTTGATCAAAGATTAAATATCATGGTGGATGTTGCTTCTGCATTACATTATCTTCACCATGAATGTGAGCAACCAATAATTCACTGTGATTTAAAGCCTAGTAATGTCCTCCTCGACAATGAGATGGTTCCTCGTGTGAGTGATTTTGGCATAGCAAAACTTCTCTCAACCATCAATGATACCACTTCTAAACAAACAAGTACAATTGGAATAAAGGGAACTATTGGCTATATTCCTCCAG AGTATGGAGTGAGCTCTGAAGTATCAACTTACGGTGACATATACAGCTTTGGGATTCTTGTGCTGGAAATGCTCACAGGAAAAAGTCCCACAGATGAAATGTTTGAAGATGGTCAAAATCTTCATAACTTTGTTACAGTTTCATTTCCTGATAATCTTTTGCAAATTTTGGATCCACTACTTGTTCCAACAGAGGAAGCAGCACCATTGAAAGGAAACGATTGGAATCTTGATCCAAATGTTGAGATGTGCTTAGTTTCCCTTTTCAGGATTGGGATTTCTTGCTCTATGAAATCACCAAAAGATAGAATGAATATTTCTGATGTCACTAGGGAGCTCAACCGAATCAGTGAGTACTTTCTTGTTGGTGAATAA